TTTAAATAATGATGGTTATAGCTTACCAAAAATATTTTTTACAGGCGATCCAGCCCAAACAATTAACCCCAGTGGTTTTAGTTGGAATAAAATAAAAAATAATATTCATCAATCCTATCAAAATTATTATCAAATCAATCAAATTAATAAACAAATTGAGCCTGAACACTTAACTATCAATTTTCGTTCCTATAGTGGTATCGTTAATTTAGGTTCAGCTATTGTCAACATAATCCGAGAAAATAGTAATAATCAATCAGAATTAATTAAACAAGAAACATGGTTAGAATCAGAAATAAAACCTTTTATTTTAAAAGAGAGTCCTGAGCAAATTTTTCAAGAAAAAGCCTCTTTTGGTCTTAAAAATGCCATTATTGTTAGTGATGAGAATGAAAAAGAAAGATTAGCCTCGTATTTTCCTCAAGATAGCGAAAGAATTTTAACGATTCAAGAAGTAAAAGGTTTAGAATTTGATGAAGTTTTAATTTGGAACTTTTTTACTGGTTTTGATAGTTGGCAAAATCGTAATAATCAAGCAATTAGGGAGCTAAATAATTTTAAATATAACTGCTTATACGTTTGCATAACAAGGGCAAGAAATAAGTTATATTTTTATGATCAACAAACTATAGATTTTTGGAATAAACCAGAAATTCAAAATTTAGTAACTCAAGGTAATTTAGATGAATTAGAAACTATTTTTGCGTCTTATGAAAGCATAGATAAGATGAGAGAAGCGGCGGAAGACTACGTTAATGAAGGTAACGAAAAAAGTTATAAAATTGCTATTCAAATTTATGAAAGAATAAAAGATGAAAAAGAAATAAATAGAGTCAAAGCCTTATTGTCAGAGTTGCAAGAAGATTGGGAAAATGCAGGAGAATATTGGGATAAAATTAATGATTTTGTTAATGCTTTTCGTTGTTGGGCAGAAGTAAATAATAATTTATGGCAGAAAAAATGGGGATATTTAGCCGAAGAGGAATGGAATTTGAGAGGAGATTATTTCTATCGAGAAAATGATTTTGCCATGGCTATTTATTGCTATCAGCAAAGTAATAATAAAGAAAAGGAAATTGATTGCTTAGAAAAGTTAAATCAATGGGAATTAGCTGGAGATAAATTAAAGGAAATGGGGAGAGAAATAGATGCTTTTCATAACTATGAATTAGCCAACGAATATTATCAAGAAAATAAACAATTAGACAAATCAGCCCAAATGTGGACAAAATTAGAGGAATGGAAAAAAGCCTCTCCTCTTTGGGAAAGTTTGCAAGAATGGGATAAAGCGGGGGAATGTTGGCAAAAAGCAGAAGAATTTGAGTTTTCGGCGTTGTGTTGGGAAAAAGTGGAGGCATGGGATAAAGCTGAGAAATGTTGGCAAAAATTAGAAAACTGGGAAAAAGTGGCTATTTGCTGTCAAAATCAAGGAAAATGGCGATCGAGTGCTAGAAATTGGCTTAAAATAGAAGATAAAAATAAAGCGGCTTACTGTTATCAACAGGCTAATGATTTAGATAAAGCGATGGAGTTATGGCAGGAATCAGAATCTTGGCATCAAGTTGCGATCGCACTTGAACTAGAACAAAGATACTCAGAAGCGGCAAAAATATGGGCAAAAGTCAACCCCCTTCAACAAAAAGCCTTATGTCATGAAAAATGTGAAGAGTGGGAAGAAGCAGAAAAATGTTGGCGAGAGTTAGGTAACTGGCATCAGGTTGCTTTGATGTGTGAAAAACAGGATAAATGGCTAGAGGCAATAAAAATATGGAGAAAATTACGCAAGACAGATTTAGAAAGTAAAGCCATTGAAAGAATCAGAGAAATCAAAAAAACAGCCCAATATTACGAAAGAATTGAAAATTGGCAAGAAGCAGAAAAATACTGGCGTATAGTTGATAACAAATTAAAAATAGCAATTTGTCTCTATAAACAAGCAAAAAATTGGCAGGAAATTGCCGAAATTTATCAAAGTTTACAACAATGGGAATCTGCGGGGAAAGCATGGCAAAAAATAAATGAATGGGAAAAAGCCGCAGAATGTTATGAAAAAGGTAGCTGTTGGCAATTAGCAGAAGATTGTTGGAGAGGGTTAAACAACACCAAAAAATTAGCTTACTGTTTAGGAAAACAAGGTAAGTGGTATGAAGCAGGAGAAGAATGCCTAAAAATTGACGATATTCAAAAAGCACTTATCTGCTACAAAAAGATTAATCATCTTAGCAAAATGGAAGAATGTTACAGAAAGCTAGAAGAATGGGAAAATGTAGCAAATATTTGTGAAAAGCAGGAAAAATGGACAGAAGCTGCTAAAATATGGATAAAAATGCCTCAATATGAAAAAGCAGGTGAATGTTACGAAAAAAGTCATCAATGGGAATATGCAAAAGAATGTTGGAAACACATCGGCAATGATAAAAGGGCGTTATATTGCTTAGAAAAATCTATAGATAATCTAAAGTAAGTAAATATAGTTATTTCAATTAACTTTGAAACACTTTTAAAAACTTAAGTCTTTGATAAACAAGAGCTAGAGATTTTGATTTTGTTTTATTCTTATTTAAAATGACTATAAATATTATGTATTTTAAGTAATTAATTTTTTTAATCTATTTCTTACCCAAATTAATGGGTTATTATCATCTTCCTCCTTATCAATTAATCCCATCCTTCTCAACTCATTTTGTCTTTCTACTAACTCATTTTTTCTTTCCGATAATTTATTAACGATTAAGTCATAAAGTTCAGGATTTTTCATTAACAATTTTCTAAAATTAGCCTGATTAATACAAAAAAGAATTGTTGGTTCTACTGCTTTAACTGTAGCGGTTCTAGGCATTCCTAACATCAAAGATAATTCCCCAAAAAAACTACCTGCCTTTAAATAGTTTAAATGCTTATTTATTTTTTCAACAAATACTTCAACTTTGCCCGAAAGAATAATATAAAAAGTATCTCCTATTTCATTTTCTTTGAATAAAATCTGTTCTTTCTCTAAATTTTTTCTGTATCCTGACTCAATTAATTTTCGTATTTCTATCTCATTAAAATCTTGAAAATAATCTACTTCCCATAACATATCTTTAATTGATTTTTTTGACTTATGATGATGATTTTGATTATTTTTTTCCTGACTAATATTTATATTTTTATTCTCTAAAACATCAGAATAATTTTTGAGCCAAACATCTCTTTGAGGAAAGGGAATAGTAATGTTATATTGACGAAAAAGATATTCAATAATAAAATTCAAATTACTTCTTATTTCTGGCTCTTGATCAATAGGATTTATCCATACTCGTAACTCTAAATTAAGGCTACTATCTCCAAAACCAACTAATAAAACTTCTGGGGAAGGATGTGCCACAACCCTTGATTCTTGATAAGCTGACTGTAATAGTAATTCTGTAACTAATACCAAATCTGATTGATAGGCAACTGCGATGGGGATAATTATTCTAGCAGTGAAGCTATTATAGCTCCAGTTCGTAAAACGATGATTAATAAAAAAACTATTAGGGATAAATATTTCTGAACCATCCTGAGTTTCAACCACAGTGGAACGGGTAGAAATTTCTGTTACATATCCTTTTATATTTTCTATTTCAATAAAATCTCCCGGTTTAATTGGTCTTTCAAATAAAAGAGTTAAGCCACTAATAAAATTTTTTGTTATATCTTGTAAACCAAAACCAATTCCTAAACCTAAACCGCCTCCAATAACGGCTAATGTGGATAAATTAACTCCAAAATATTGTAATAATAAAATAAATAATATTGCACCAAAAAAATAACTAATAATATTAGCAAATGTTTCTCTATTCGCAGAGTCTATATTTAGTTTATTAAGGATATTTTCCTTAAATATTTTCTTGAAAATTTTGCCAATAATAATAACTAAAATTAAAGCAATTACAATTTGCAGTAAGGCAATTAAAGAAATGGATGTTCCGCCCACAGTCAGCATAAATATTTCTGAATAATTATTAGTTTTAACTACTTGACAGTGCTTTTAAATATTCGATCGCAGCTTCTAATTTAGTAGGATAAGAAAGAGCGAACTGTTCAAACCAAAAGCCTTCATCAGAATAAGGATCTAAATTTTTTAACCATACCTCTGCTTTTCTAGTGATTAACTTTTCTTGTCTTTGTTTTTCTAACTCTTGTTGTCTAATTTCTTCTAAATTTTCAGATTTTTTGTTATGATTAATTTCTTTTTGTTTTTGATGATAAGAAGTAACTAATTCACTGATATAATTCTCTGCAATTCCAGATTTTTTTTGCGATTTATGAGCAGATTGTTTTTGTTTATATTGTTTTTCTATATCAGATATAATATCATCAGAATCTATTTTTGATTGAGACTGTTTTTGATTAAACTTAGACTCTATTTCTGATATTAAATTATCTTTCTTATTCGATGTTGAGTTAAGGGAATTACTAGATTTTTTTTGCTGAAATTTTCCCTCAATCTCTAAGACTATATCCTCCGTTATATCTTGATTTTCTGTAACCTTTTTTTGTGACTCTATTTCCGAAATAAAGCTATCAATATCAGAATTGTTGGATTTTTTTTGCTCTCTATCTAACTGATTATGATTAACCTTTGATACTTGTTGATTTTTTTGTTGATATTTACTTTCTATATCCTGTAAAAAATTATCGATTTCAGCCATTTTAAACCCCAAAGTTTTAGACTCAAATTTTCCTTATTATTACAATATAACAATCCTAAATCATTTATGATATGGCGTTTATCTCAATGCTGAGATGCACCAATTATCAGTATTCAGGAATGGGCAAAGGGCAAGGAGCAAAGGTTATAGTATAATATTCACGGTCAATCATAGAAAAAACAAGAGACTAACAGCTAATGAATGTCCACTGGCAATCAGTCAAAGAATACGAAGACATACTTTACTTTAAATGGGATGGCATCGCCAAAATAGTAATTAATCGACCTCATAAACGTAATGCTTTTCGTCCACAAACTGTATTTGAACTATACGATGCTTTTTGTGATGCACGGGAAGATAAAAAAATCGGTGTCATACTACTAACTGGTGCAGGACCTCATACAGATGGGAAATATGCCTTTTGTGCTGGGGGGGACCAATCTGTTAGGGGTAAAGGGGGATATGTTGACGATGCAGGAGTACCCCGATTGAATGTTTTAGACTTACAGAAGTTGATTCGTAGTATTCCGAAAGTGGTCATTGCTTTAGTTGCTGGTTATGCCATTGGTGGAGGTCATGTTTTACACTTAATTTGTGACCTTACCATTGCCGCAGATAATGCTATTTTTGGACAAACAGGGCCGAAAGTTGGTAGTTTTGATGGTGGCTTTGGTGCGAGTTATTTAGCGAGAATTGTGGGACAGAAAAAAGCCCGTGAAATTTGGTTTTTGTGTCGGCAATATAACGCCCAACAGGCTTTAGATATGGGCTTAGTAAATACAGTCGTTTCTGTGGAAGAATTGGAAACGGAAGGAATAAACTGGGCAATGGAGATATTAGAAAAAAGTCCTATCGCCATACGTTGCTTGAAAGCCGCTTTTAATGCAGACTGTGATGGCCAAGCTGGACTACAGGAGTTAGCAGGAAATGCCACTTTACTTTATTATATGACAGAAGAAGGTGCAGAAGGTAAACAGGCTTTCTTGGAAAAACGTCCTCCTAATTTCCGTGATTACCCTTGGCTTCCATAATTAATTATATATTCTAAATATTATATTGATGATGATAGATAATAGCCAATTAGACTTAATTTTAGGAATTATTGCCCTTGTAATTGTTATTGCTGGTTTAGTGATGTTGTTTCAAGGGGTTAATACAATGAATAAATAATCAAATAAGTTGATGAGAATAGTTGACTATCTTATTCATGGAATCAGAAGACTAAAATACTCTCGTTTTTGATAATAAATACTGGAAAAATGACACCAAAAGTTCCACCGAAATTTACAGCATTGTGTTATCAGATAAATAACTGTAAAATAATTATTCTTACTCCCTTTTTTTCTCAATATGGTTATCAATTAGATTTCAAATTGCTGTAAATAAAATTAAACTAATTAGAAACAATTTCTTCTGTGGAATTAACATTACTTTCCGTCACCTTGTTAGATTCAATAGTAAAATTCACTTGAGGAGTTGCACATCCTAAAGAAAATGATTTTTCCAGTAAGGCAATATCTGGTAAAGGTTGCCAATTATTATCAAAAACGGGGGATGCAAAATGGCATGATTTCCAGTGAGCTTTCACCGAAACTCCTAGCTGAGAACACATTCCCCCCCGTCTCCCTTCTGGAGAGTAGAATCGACAGTATCGACAAGCTGAAGTACATTGGTTATTATGTGTCATCTTTTTAAGGTAAAATTTATCGGTTGTTTTTATCTTTACCTTATTATTACCTACTTGGGATCAAGGCGTTTTGAGCTAAAAACCAGTTATATTCAAGATCAACTTGTATTTTTATTCAGTTTACGTTTTAGATTTATTTAACTATTGCTTAACATATCTCAACCTTTTCTTGACAGTTAATTAAGTTAAATTAACTTTAACAAAAAACCTTAAAATATTATTATTATGCTTAATCTTTTTAAACCATTTTATCCGCTTTTTTTTGCTAGTTTAAAGGGAAATCCAGAGTCTGCTCACAATCAAGCCCTTCATATTCTTCATAACATTCAGTCTCAACGAGATAAAACTTGGGGGAGATGGATTATTCAACAATTAGAAAATTCTTTTTGCGTTAATTATCCTCATCTTTCTCAGTCTCTCTGGAATTTTAATTTTGCTCATCCTTTAGGTTTGGCTCCTGGATTTGATAAAAATGCTCAGGGGGCGGGAATTTGGTCTAGTTTTGGCTTTAGTTTTGCTGAGTTGGGGGCTGTTACTTACCATAGTCAGGAGGGTAATCCTAAGCCTCGAATGTTTCGTTTACCTGCGGATAAGGCTTTATTAAATCGTATGGGGGCAAATAATCAAGGAGCAGAGGCGATCGCACTTAGATTACAAGAAACGTGGCAAAAACAAGAAAGAACTATTCCCATTGGGATAAATCTGTGTAAATCGAAGATAACAGAGTTAAATGACGCAAAAGAAGACTATTTAAAAAGTTTTCAGGTTTTAAAAGCTCATGCTGACTATTTTGTGATCAATGTAAGTTCTCCTAATACGCCGGGATTGCGATCGCTTCAAGGGGGTGAACAATTAGAGCCAATTTTAGATACTTTACAAAGCCATAATCAGGGTGAAAAACCAATTTTAGTCAAAATTGCGCCAGACTTAGAAAATGAGCAAATCAGGTCAATTATCAAGGTATCTCAGCAATATCAACTTTCAGGATTAATTGCAACTAATACAACCATCAAAAAAGAGGGATTACATACAAAAATACTAAATGAAACAGGAAAGCCAATCACCGAAGAAGCAGGGGGAATCAGTGGTTTACCCTTAAGACAACGTTCAACCGAAGTAATTCGCTTTATTTATCGAGAAACAGAGGGAAAATTACCCATTATCGGAGTGGGAGGAATTTTTGACACCGAATCCGCTTGGGAAAAAATCACTGCCGGGGCTACTTTACTACAATTCTATAGTGGTTGGGTTTATCAAGGTCCTTGGATTGTACCCGATATTTTACAGGGATTAAGCCAAAAGCTAGAAGAAAACAATTTAGATAATTTATCTCAAGCAGTTGGCATAGGAGTAAATAATTACTAATAAATCAGGAGTCACAAGTTAGGGTTTTGGAATGTTAGGGGAAATTAATTCAACAATGTTGCCCTTTGCCTTATCTGAATTACTCATTAAATTTATGACCATTATTTGGCTGGCTTCTATTTTAGACTATCTTATAGGCGATCCGAAAAATTGGTTTCATCCTGTGCAGTTGATAGGTTGGATAATCGAAAAATCGGTTAATTTCGTCATTCACCAAACTGAGAATAAAACCGTTAGGAAAATAGCAGGAGTTATTTTGGGCTTAGTTTTGGTTTTGGGTAGTGGGGTAATTACTTGGTTAATTATCTATTTACTATCAAGAGTTAATTTTTGGTTAGGGTTTGTCTTTCAAGTTATTTTATTAGCTAGTTGTTTTGCAGGTAGAAGCCTATCAGATGCGGCGGAAGATGTTTTATCGGCTTTAAAAGAGAATAATTTATCCGAGGCTAGACATCGTCTCAGTTTTTATGTGGGTAGGGATACAGATAATTTATCCACTGAAGAAATTTATCGGGCAGTGTTAGAAACCGTGTCAGAAAATGCTACTGATGGAGTTACTGCACCCTTATTTTATGCTTTGTTGGGAAGTTTTATTCCTATAGTTGGTTGTGTACCAAGTGCGATCGCATATAAAACATTAAGCACCTTAGACTCAATGATAGGTTATAAAAGAGAACCATATCAAGATATAGGTTGGTTTAGCGCAAAATGGGAAGATTATATAACATGGTTGCCTTGTCGTTTAACGGTGTTAACCTTAGGCTTGATTTCTTTAAATCCTATTTATAACATTAAAGAATGTCGAAAATATGCCATACAAGACCCTAGCCCTAATTCTGGTTGGAGTGAAGGCATTTATGCTGTTATTTTGAAGGTGCAATTGGGAGGTGAAAATAGTTATCAGGGGGTAAAAAAGTTTAAACCCTTGTTGGGAAAACCTGAAAGGGAAATTGATGAAACAGTAATTAAAAAGGCTTTATTTTTAACTCGTTTTTGTTTTTTGTTATGGTTATTATTAGGAGTTTTAATATTTTCTATAACATATTTATCTCTAAGCTAAAACGCATTAAACTTTCCTTTTTTATTAATTTTAAAAACTAACTCAAACCTTTACTTGTTAACTTTTCCCTATCTTCATCATTCCATTTTTAGCTAGATGCAAGATCTGAGATTGAGAGATATGTACGAAAAAATAGATAAACTGATTGTATCTTGAACAAAGATAGCGCCATATTCTCAAAATATTAATTAATGAGTAAAGCAGATAGAATTTTAGCAAAAATGAAACTCAATCCTCACGATTGGCGGATTGAAAATGTGAAAACTGTAGCACAAACTTATGGTATAGAATGGAGACAAAAAAGCACTTTTCATGTGGTTTTTATTAGAAGTGATGGAAAAACATTATCAATACCTGCACATCGTCCAATTAAGCCAATTTATATAAAAAAGTTCAATATAAAAAAGTTCATCAATTTTGTAGAGAATTAGAGTTATGAATAATTTGAAATACGGTTTGGATGCTTTACAAGAAACAATTAATACTTTAAAAAGTACTGGTTTTCCTATTCCTAAACCTTTTAGTGGTAGAAAAAATAATGATAATTTTTTTCAAAAAATACCTGAAAATTTATACCAACGTTTAGAAACATTGGCACAGAAAGAGAAGATAAGTATAAATAGTTTATCTAAGTAGATCCAATAAAAGAAAAGAAAGTTCGTAGTTACCCCTTTAGGGGTTTCAAACGTTCTTGAAACAACCGAGGGCTTCAGCCCTTACTACTAGCTGAACCTATTTTACGTTTAATTAAGTGGGGCTACTTAATTAATTCATTGTTAGAAGAAAGTTTGACTAAAAAGGAAACTAAGATTGCTTCTTAATTTTGTGAATAGTTAACTTCATAATTCATGTCCCAATGTCATTGTCTCGGTAAAATGAGGCATAAATTTTTTGAACTTACTTAAGCCATTTAACTATTCTTAAAACGATAGTGACTAACTTATAAAAGCTAATTGCAAATTTCTAATTAATAATTCCTCATTAAAGATATATGGGTAACAAATCAAATAGCAATTCTTTTTCTCAAGCATTTACGGGGATTTGGCAAACAATTCAGGCACAAGTACATTTTCCCGTGCTTAAGGCAAATGCAAAAGTACCCTCTATTTATGTTAAAAATGGTCAAGAAAAAAGACCTCAAGTATATCCTTTATTAGGAGATCGCTATATCATAGGACGTAGTAGTAAAAATTGTGATATTGTCATCCGCAGTCCGATTATTAGTCAAACTCACTGCGTGATTGAAAGAGATGAAAATAATCCTCTACAGTTTATTATTAAGGACTTAAATTCTACTAACGGGGTATATTGTGGTGGCAAGCGTTATCAATCCCTTAATCTTTTCCATAATGATCTTATCACTTTAGGACCTCCAGAATTAGCAGAAGCGATCGAAATTCGTTACGATAAATCCCCTGCTAACTGGGTGTTATTTGCTCGTTATGGTTTACTTAGCACCAGTGTGGGCTTATTGTTAATATTGGGTTTTATGGTTTTACAGTGGAGCCAATACCAAGTTCATCCTATTCCTGATCATACAGGAGGTTCAACGGTAGTTTATGCAGAAGATGGTAAAACTTTACTTTCCCCCCGTATCGAATCCCCCCATCGAGAATTAGAAAGCCTCAAAGAATTTTCTCCTTACTTACCCCAAGCCTTACTTGCTTCTGAAGATAGTCGTTATTATTGGCATTTTGGAGTTGATCCTCTTGGTATTATTCGAGCAGTATTGGTAAATCAAGAAGGGGGAAGACAAGGTGCAAGTACTATTACTCAACAATTAGCCCGAAGTTTATATCCAGCAGTGGGTAGGGAAAATAATTTGGCAAGAAAATGGCGAGAAATGGTTGTAGCCACCAAATTAGAAGCGATTTACAGCAAAGACACTATTCTCAAAACCTATATGAATCGGGTGTATTTGGGTATCAATTTATATGGCTTTGAAGATGCGGCACAATTTTATTTTGATAAGTCAGCAAGAGAATTAGACATCAATGAGTCAGCTACTCTAGTGGCAATTTTACCCGCTCCTAATGCCTATAATCCCGTGCAAGACTACGATACTGCCGTTAATTTACGCAATCGTGTCATTGCCAGAATGGAGAATTTGGGTATGATCAGTAATGAAGAAGCATCCCAAGCAAGGCGATCGCGCATTGAAATTAGTCCTAAAGCTAGACAGACTTTATCTCAAGTAATTGCCCCTTATTATTATAGTTACGTTTTCCAAGAAATGAGAGAATTATTAGGGGATGACCTCACCCAAGAGGGTGATTTTATCATTGAAACCAGTTTAAATCCCAAAATTCAAACTATTGCCGAAGAAAGCCTCAAAAATCATATTGATAGCAACGGTAAATCCCATAATTTTTCCCAAGGTGCGATCGCATCTTTAAATAGTAAAAATGGAGAAATAATTGCCTTAGTGGGGGGAAAAGACTTCAACGAAAGCCAGTTTAATCGAGCAACAATGGCCCAAAGACAACCGGGGTCAACTTTTAAGGTATTTGCTTATTCAGCCGCCCTAGAGAGCGGTATAAGTGCCTCTAAAACCTATTCTTGCGCGCCATTGCTATGGCAAGGATTTCAATATAAAGCCTGTGAAAGAACAGGGGGAGCGACAAACATGACTCAAGCCCTAGCTCAATCAGAAAATTCTGTAGCTTTGAGAGTAGCGAAAGATGTGGGTTTATCTTCAGTGGTGAATATGGCAAAAAAGTTAGGGGTTGAATCTCCCTTAAATCCAGTGCCGGGGCTAATATTAGGACAGAGTGAAGTTAACCTTTTAGAAATTACGGGGGCTTATACCGCTTTTGCTAATCAGGGAATTTGGTCAAAACCCCATGCTATTAAAGTAATTCGGGATGGTAGAGATTGTGAAGATTTTGATAATCATACTACCTGTAGAGAAGTCTATCGTTTCAATGAAACTGGAGATGAGCAAAAACAGGCGATTAAAAAAACTACCGCCGAAACCATGAATAGAATGTTACAACAGGTCACAGTTTCAGGCACAGGTAGAACTGCTTATTTAGGCAAACAGGAGGCAGGGAAAACTGGTACAACGAATAAAGGGGTTGATTTGTGGTTTATTGGTTATGTGCCAAAAAATAATATTTTGACGGGAGTTTGGCTAGGTAATGATGATAATTCTCCTACCAACAGTAGTAGCTCTCAGGCGGCTTTATTATGGGGAAATTATATGAAAAAAATCCTATAAATCACCTGATTTCAATATAAAAATTGTCGGTGAAAGTCGGCAAGAGGCAAAGTTAAAAGGGCAAACACCCCCTTATCCCCCCTCAAGAGGGGGGATAAAGGGTGAATAGTTGATAATTAAAAACTCCTAACTCCTGTACGGGCGAATGGCCATTCGCCCCTAACTAACTCGTTTTCCCTGACACCTACCCTTATCCGATATTCTTAAACTGAACTGAGGTTATTTTAACGTGGTGTATTATGATCGCAAATTAATAAAGTACCTGCTGAAACACAAATAGGGATAGCAATTAAGTTAACGAAAGGAATACTTATTAAAGCTAAACAAATCAAACCAAAACCAGTAGTAAGAGGAAAACCTCCCCAAACAAATTTCAGTTTTTCTCGAAAAGATAGTCTTTTTCTTTCTAGGGTAGCATCAAAAAAATCTAAACAAATAATCGTTATGGTGATAGATAATCCGCCGATTAATGAGATTAAATTACCAAAAGCTGGAATAAAATTTAGTAAAAATAAAGGAATACTAAAAACGATAATGAATAATAGTTTTTTTAATTCAAATAAAATAGCCCTAAAAATTTCTCTAACAATATTAATTTCAATCAAATCTAAATTACCTTTTTTCAAAATTTCTATCTTTTCCGACAACTTTCCATAAAAATGAGAACCCAAAATACCCCCAAATTGTAAGATAACAAAACCAACTAAAATCAATAAAATTATGATAATTATTCCTTTTAAAAAAGATGCGATCGCACTTATTATATAGGTAAGAAACTCTAGCCATTGAGGGAGACTATCAATTAATTGATCAACTCTGAGAATAAGATTATTAGTAAAATTATCATAAAAATTTAAACTAGGATTGAGTAATAAAATATAAGAAATAATCCCGACTAAAATATTGATCAAAATAGGAATAATTAAATATTGCCATA
This is a stretch of genomic DNA from Cyanobacterium aponinum PCC 10605. It encodes these proteins:
- a CDS encoding UvrD-helicase domain-containing protein; this translates as MTIPILFSVRVWNKIRALSPKERSRFLFKVRRITHNSIPYRQIRELKINSSLKIFRIRYNLNYRIIATLLKDNQDNSVIKIVDFIPHDDLDRGKFLINGIGEYSVEDIENLSHEELEENLVQEHLWRDNNLSINCSYFTHQESDFFSFTINPESQTDPDLILSSQQYQIIKQQPNLPTLLTGSAGSGKTSIALYLALHNAHNQKNDQSSYQVLYVTYNRSLTNYAENIIKRIYPEKLDNFINIDYQNLCQIFSEKYRLNIKRFKPENKVNLYRFINHFYQHQIQKINNLNPISLWEEIRHLLKGSLEAINLENNLITYEQYQELINHSTLRRDINYQQVYQLVTNYQHWLESHEYWDELDYTHYLLKQIPEDYQGEYHEIYCDEIQDLTQIQVKFLLRLLILNNDGYSLPKIFFTGDPAQTINPSGFSWNKIKNNIHQSYQNYYQINQINKQIEPEHLTINFRSYSGIVNLGSAIVNIIRENSNNQSELIKQETWLESEIKPFILKESPEQIFQEKASFGLKNAIIVSDENEKERLASYFPQDSERILTIQEVKGLEFDEVLIWNFFTGFDSWQNRNNQAIRELNNFKYNCLYVCITRARNKLYFYDQQTIDFWNKPEIQNLVTQGNLDELETIFASYESIDKMREAAEDYVNEGNEKSYKIAIQIYERIKDEKEINRVKALLSELQEDWENAGEYWDKINDFVNAFRCWAEVNNNLWQKKWGYLAEEEWNLRGDYFYRENDFAMAIYCYQQSNNKEKEIDCLEKLNQWELAGDKLKEMGREIDAFHNYELANEYYQENKQLDKSAQMWTKLEEWKKASPLWESLQEWDKAGECWQKAEEFEFSALCWEKVEAWDKAEKCWQKLENWEKVAICCQNQGKWRSSARNWLKIEDKNKAAYCYQQANDLDKAMELWQESESWHQVAIALELEQRYSEAAKIWAKVNPLQQKALCHEKCEEWEEAEKCWRELGNWHQVALMCEKQDKWLEAIKIWRKLRKTDLESKAIERIREIKKTAQYYERIENWQEAEKYWRIVDNKLKIAICLYKQAKNWQEIAEIYQSLQQWESAGKAWQKINEWEKAAECYEKGSCWQLAEDCWRGLNNTKKLAYCLGKQGKWYEAGEECLKIDDIQKALICYKKINHLSKMEECYRKLEEWENVANICEKQEKWTEAAKIWIKMPQYEKAGECYEKSHQWEYAKECWKHIGNDKRALYCLEKSIDNLK
- a CDS encoding mechanosensitive ion channel domain-containing protein — its product is MLTVGGTSISLIALLQIVIALILVIIIGKIFKKIFKENILNKLNIDSANRETFANIISYFFGAILFILLLQYFGVNLSTLAVIGGGLGLGIGFGLQDITKNFISGLTLLFERPIKPGDFIEIENIKGYVTEISTRSTVVETQDGSEIFIPNSFFINHRFTNWSYNSFTARIIIPIAVAYQSDLVLVTELLLQSAYQESRVVAHPSPEVLLVGFGDSSLNLELRVWINPIDQEPEIRSNLNFIIEYLFRQYNITIPFPQRDVWLKNYSDVLENKNINISQEKNNQNHHHKSKKSIKDMLWEVDYFQDFNEIEIRKLIESGYRKNLEKEQILFKENEIGDTFYIILSGKVEVFVEKINKHLNYLKAGSFFGELSLMLGMPRTATVKAVEPTILFCINQANFRKLLMKNPELYDLIVNKLSERKNELVERQNELRRMGLIDKEEDDNNPLIWVRNRLKKLIT
- a CDS encoding salt stress protein, Slr1339 family; translation: MAEIDNFLQDIESKYQQKNQQVSKVNHNQLDREQKKSNNSDIDSFISEIESQKKVTENQDITEDIVLEIEGKFQQKKSSNSLNSTSNKKDNLISEIESKFNQKQSQSKIDSDDIISDIEKQYKQKQSAHKSQKKSGIAENYISELVTSYHQKQKEINHNKKSENLEEIRQQELEKQRQEKLITRKAEVWLKNLDPYSDEGFWFEQFALSYPTKLEAAIEYLKALSSS
- the menB gene encoding 1,4-dihydroxy-2-naphthoyl-CoA synthase; the protein is MNVHWQSVKEYEDILYFKWDGIAKIVINRPHKRNAFRPQTVFELYDAFCDAREDKKIGVILLTGAGPHTDGKYAFCAGGDQSVRGKGGYVDDAGVPRLNVLDLQKLIRSIPKVVIALVAGYAIGGGHVLHLICDLTIAADNAIFGQTGPKVGSFDGGFGASYLARIVGQKKAREIWFLCRQYNAQQALDMGLVNTVVSVEELETEGINWAMEILEKSPIAIRCLKAAFNADCDGQAGLQELAGNATLLYYMTEEGAEGKQAFLEKRPPNFRDYPWLP
- a CDS encoding quinone-dependent dihydroorotate dehydrogenase: MLNLFKPFYPLFFASLKGNPESAHNQALHILHNIQSQRDKTWGRWIIQQLENSFCVNYPHLSQSLWNFNFAHPLGLAPGFDKNAQGAGIWSSFGFSFAELGAVTYHSQEGNPKPRMFRLPADKALLNRMGANNQGAEAIALRLQETWQKQERTIPIGINLCKSKITELNDAKEDYLKSFQVLKAHADYFVINVSSPNTPGLRSLQGGEQLEPILDTLQSHNQGEKPILVKIAPDLENEQIRSIIKVSQQYQLSGLIATNTTIKKEGLHTKILNETGKPITEEAGGISGLPLRQRSTEVIRFIYRETEGKLPIIGVGGIFDTESAWEKITAGATLLQFYSGWVYQGPWIVPDILQGLSQKLEENNLDNLSQAVGIGVNNY